A part of Limihaloglobus sulfuriphilus genomic DNA contains:
- a CDS encoding hydrogenase maturation nickel metallochaperone HypA: MKDYTKYQFSSKKAGTADKSGNDKTELKKCRDCGSEVSRQARICPSCGAPDPWKSSWNGYGFEYKSRAKLFGIPLLHVSFKYLNRMPVPAVGIISVGQVGLGIINISQFGLGIFSVHQFGIAGISISQFTISCTGITQLGIFIFRGIGQITMDLMPEVLAPMF, translated from the coding sequence ATGAAAGACTACACAAAATACCAATTCAGCAGCAAAAAAGCCGGCACAGCCGACAAAAGCGGCAATGATAAAACTGAGTTAAAAAAATGCAGGGACTGCGGAAGCGAGGTGAGCCGGCAAGCCCGAATCTGCCCATCATGCGGAGCACCCGATCCGTGGAAATCCAGCTGGAACGGCTACGGTTTTGAGTACAAATCTCGGGCAAAACTATTTGGCATACCCCTGCTGCACGTCTCGTTTAAATACCTCAACAGAATGCCCGTGCCGGCAGTGGGAATAATTTCAGTCGGCCAGGTAGGATTGGGCATTATTAACATCTCCCAGTTCGGCCTGGGAATTTTTTCAGTTCATCAGTTTGGAATTGCAGGAATATCAATAAGCCAGTTTACAATATCCTGCACGGGAATTACACAACTGGGCATATTTATCTTTAGAGGTATAGGCCAGATAACAATGGATCTGATGCCGGAGGTTTTGGCTCCGATGTTTTAA
- a CDS encoding ATPase, T2SS/T4P/T4SS family, whose product MNFLLEVSYGSYTSPFKLGAFILIFFIWLALINWINHDARSVQTKEAMWTGLFAAAGLIGLFLWIALPVFVVGFLIYLLATGTVALSYIIHRNSRVSDHEKVLTINHIKNIFSNEEKSLRKSSRGFTFVTANGNPIDIPEPKTKESFGYGPTCSLMDDALYRRANIVTLIPGSEDTYKTTFIIDGVAHERAEYAAEDVNFMLYFLKQLADLDVNEHRKPQKGKFTTRKNRDKTDWELFTAGSTAGEQIKIVKQEESQKMTFEDLGFSEEQIPPLKELKPLKHGLFLVAGPKGSGVTTALYTMVRNHDPFLNSIVTLEKRPADTLDSVTQNIYKPNNPEGKSYGMQLQTLLRYGPDIVAVGDCSDPETAKIAATNSSSKLIYVSIEAANTVDAVAKWSQMVGDKKLALKNLVGVVSTRLFRNLCHECREAYEPNPETLRKLNIKDEIEFLYRPGEVQYTRFGKPVECEHCQGTGYYGRLGVLESIVLKKEAREQLIAAGDQREMLSILRRNGLVMLHEQAMKKVIQGELAINEVIRELKVSAPKKK is encoded by the coding sequence ATGAATTTCCTGTTGGAGGTCAGTTACGGCTCGTACACATCCCCTTTTAAACTTGGGGCTTTTATTCTGATCTTCTTTATCTGGCTTGCCCTGATAAACTGGATCAACCACGATGCCCGTTCTGTACAAACCAAAGAAGCTATGTGGACGGGCCTTTTTGCCGCGGCGGGTCTTATAGGGCTTTTTCTGTGGATAGCACTGCCTGTATTTGTTGTAGGCTTTCTGATTTATCTTCTCGCTACCGGCACTGTAGCCCTTTCATACATAATTCACAGGAATTCCCGTGTTTCAGACCATGAAAAAGTGCTCACCATAAACCATATTAAAAATATTTTTTCCAACGAGGAGAAGTCTCTTCGCAAATCAAGCCGCGGTTTTACATTTGTAACCGCTAACGGCAACCCTATCGATATTCCCGAGCCCAAAACTAAAGAATCTTTTGGCTACGGGCCAACGTGCAGCCTGATGGACGATGCTCTGTATAGAAGGGCAAATATCGTAACATTGATCCCCGGATCAGAGGATACATACAAGACAACTTTTATCATTGACGGCGTTGCCCATGAGCGAGCGGAATACGCCGCCGAAGATGTTAACTTCATGCTGTACTTCCTCAAGCAGCTTGCAGATTTGGATGTCAATGAGCACAGAAAGCCGCAAAAGGGTAAATTCACAACCCGTAAAAACCGCGATAAAACTGATTGGGAGCTGTTCACCGCCGGTTCGACTGCCGGTGAGCAGATAAAGATTGTAAAACAGGAAGAGTCGCAGAAGATGACGTTTGAGGATCTTGGCTTCAGCGAAGAGCAGATACCTCCGCTTAAGGAATTAAAACCGCTCAAACATGGGCTTTTCCTCGTTGCAGGGCCAAAAGGCTCGGGCGTAACAACTGCTCTTTACACCATGGTGCGAAACCATGATCCGTTCCTGAACAGCATTGTAACCCTGGAAAAACGTCCTGCCGATACGCTGGACAGCGTGACGCAGAATATATACAAACCCAACAACCCCGAGGGTAAATCGTACGGAATGCAGCTTCAGACTCTACTTCGCTATGGTCCGGACATTGTCGCCGTTGGCGATTGCAGTGACCCGGAAACAGCCAAGATAGCCGCGACAAACTCTTCTTCAAAACTCATTTATGTTTCCATAGAGGCGGCAAACACAGTAGATGCCGTGGCGAAATGGTCGCAGATGGTTGGCGATAAAAAACTGGCATTGAAGAACCTTGTGGGTGTTGTTTCTACCCGCCTGTTCAGAAATCTCTGCCATGAGTGCCGTGAGGCGTATGAGCCCAATCCCGAGACCCTCCGCAAGCTCAACATTAAGGACGAGATTGAGTTCCTTTACCGCCCGGGCGAGGTGCAGTACACCCGTTTCGGCAAGCCTGTAGAGTGTGAGCACTGCCAGGGCACAGGCTACTACGGCCGTCTGGGAGTCCTGGAGTCAATAGTGCTCAAGAAAGAAGCCCGAGAGCAGCTGATTGCCGCCGGCGACCAGCGTGAAATGCTCTCGATACTCCGCCGCAACGGCCTTGTCATGCTGCATGAGCAGGCGATGAAAAAGGTTATTCAGGGCGAGCTTGCCATAAATGAAGTAATACGTGAACTTAAGGTTTCCGCACCTAAGAAAAAATAA
- a CDS encoding hemolysin family protein, which translates to MTGLLLCSGLMSGAETAFFNLKHADVEVIESKNNLSNRLIKRLLRSPKQLLSSILFANLLVNVYYFAISSAISINLQSNGMPLSSGAFAVFSVCVIILLGEMYPKSLAMAASVKFSRFASLPCFVISRVFYPLLRFIQLFFTEPLTALICPPRKKNAPIKIQTVKKLIESSLRLTRTDKTGSSIISEAVDLSFLKASHIMRPRTELTLAEPDISPREAIERMKADSVKKLLVYSGNIDNIEGILYLRDVILNPEKPIGELLAKPWYVPEQKSIESLLEQFQRSGRDMAVVVDEYGGVSGIITEKDIYTELLDLSSHTEEKEKVEKLGPNEYLIYGDVPFRDWANVFGLDPSEYRYSTISGFVTALLKKIPAKGDVAVFRNIEFTVNTVNKFRITSVTLKVLTQ; encoded by the coding sequence ATGACAGGACTGCTTCTCTGCTCTGGTCTTATGTCCGGGGCAGAGACAGCTTTTTTTAATCTCAAACACGCCGATGTCGAGGTCATCGAGAGCAAAAACAACCTCTCAAACAGGCTGATAAAGCGCCTTCTTAGAAGCCCAAAACAGCTTCTCAGCTCAATACTCTTTGCCAATCTTCTGGTCAATGTTTATTATTTTGCCATCAGCAGTGCGATATCGATAAACTTGCAGTCAAATGGAATGCCGCTGAGCAGCGGGGCATTTGCCGTTTTTTCGGTGTGCGTGATTATCCTGCTGGGCGAGATGTATCCCAAGTCTCTTGCAATGGCCGCCTCGGTCAAATTCAGCCGCTTTGCTTCTCTGCCGTGCTTTGTAATCAGCAGAGTCTTTTACCCGCTTCTGAGGTTTATCCAGCTTTTCTTTACTGAACCGCTGACGGCATTGATATGTCCGCCGCGTAAAAAGAACGCCCCTATAAAAATCCAGACGGTCAAGAAACTAATCGAAAGCTCGCTTCGGCTGACCAGAACCGATAAAACCGGCAGCAGTATAATCTCCGAGGCGGTGGATTTGAGTTTCCTCAAGGCAAGCCACATAATGCGGCCCCGTACCGAGCTTACTCTGGCTGAGCCGGATATTTCACCCCGGGAGGCGATAGAAAGAATGAAAGCCGATTCAGTGAAAAAGCTCCTTGTATATTCGGGAAATATAGACAATATAGAGGGCATCCTTTACCTTAGAGATGTTATATTAAATCCCGAAAAACCTATCGGGGAGCTTTTGGCCAAGCCGTGGTATGTACCGGAGCAGAAAAGTATTGAATCACTGCTTGAGCAGTTTCAGCGCAGCGGCCGTGATATGGCGGTGGTGGTCGATGAGTACGGCGGAGTCTCCGGCATTATAACGGAAAAGGATATTTATACAGAGCTTCTGGATTTGAGCTCGCATACCGAGGAAAAAGAAAAGGTCGAAAAACTCGGCCCCAATGAATATCTGATCTACGGCGATGTTCCTTTCAGGGACTGGGCGAATGTATTCGGCCTTGACCCCTCAGAGTACCGGTATTCAACAATCAGCGGCTTTGTAACGGCGCTCCTCAAAAAGATACCGGCAAAGGGCGACGTCGCGGTATTCAGGAATATCGAGTTTACAGTCAATACAGTAAATAAGTTTCGTATAACCAGCGTTACGTTAAAGGTTTTGACGCAATGA
- the nifJ gene encoding pyruvate:ferredoxin (flavodoxin) oxidoreductase — translation MTTKMVTIDGNMAAAHVAHATNEVIAIYPITPSSPMGEVSDAKTAKHEKNIWGTVPSVTEMQSEGGASGAVHGALAAGALTTTFTASQGLLLMIPNMYKIAGELTPTVFHVSARSLACQALSIFGDHSDVMACRQTGFAMLCSNSVQEVMDFALISQQATLASRVPFLHFFDGFRTSHEISKVKELTFEEMKAVIDNELFIAHKKRALSPDRPMISGTAQNPDVYFQGRETVNPYYTACPDIVQATMDKFAEVTGRRYNLFDYVGAPDAEKIIIMMGSGADTAHDTIETLAAQGEKVGLIKVRLYRPFAIDHFIKALPKTVKKMAVLDRTKEPGSVGEPLYVDVRTAIGQAMSEGTFQFDGYPLIIGGRYGLGSKDFTPGMVKGVFDNLDAKEPINHYTVGINDDVSNTSIDYDPKFELDTGAYSAMFYGLGSDGTVGANKNSIKIIGSLTDNYAQGYFVYDSKKAGAITVSHLRFGKKLLRTPYLISHADFVACHNPSFLEKYDMLKNAKKGATFLLTSEHSADDVWDTLPVEVQKHIIDKQLKFYVIDAISIAEKLGLGARINVIMQTAFFKISNVIDVDTAVTAIKDAIKKSYGKKGDKVVQMNNDAVDAALDKIEQVKVPAEATSKMKMPPAVSDNAPDFVKDVTAVIMSGNGDDLPVSKMPCDGKFPTGTTKYEKRNIAVNIPVWEPELCIQCGQCSLVCPHAAIRIKAYEEDQLKDAPETFKSTDAKTKAFAGMKFTVQVAPEDCTGCGACVSNCPGKAKDDSGKKAINMEHQAPLRDTEAANWDFFLSIPDTDPSKYKAASIKGSQFVPPLFEFSGACAGCGETAYVKLVTQLFGDRALIANATGCSSIYGGNLPTTPYTKRADGRGPAWSNSLFEDNAEFGMGMRLAVDKFQEEAIEMLDKIVEKGCFDAGAADEIKASISVKQQDEIEQQRTRVDALKKACIDCGTETAIALEAVADYLVPKSVWIIGGDGWAYDIGYGGLDHVLASGKNVNVLVLDTEVYSNTGGQMSKSTPRASTAKFAAGGKTMPKKDLGMITMTYGGIYVAQVSMSNPNQVVKAMVEAEAYDGPSIIIAYSHCIAHGIDMTHGLLEQDKAVKCGHWPLYRYNPDLEAEGRNPLTIDSKEPDFETFADYVFGETRYSSLKKIDPEAAQSLVEMSKKDAQFRDAMLRKLAQ, via the coding sequence ATGACAACTAAAATGGTAACTATTGACGGCAATATGGCCGCCGCTCATGTTGCACACGCAACCAATGAAGTTATCGCTATTTATCCGATTACTCCCTCTTCTCCTATGGGTGAGGTTTCGGATGCCAAAACAGCGAAACATGAAAAAAATATCTGGGGAACCGTCCCATCGGTAACTGAAATGCAGTCCGAAGGCGGCGCTTCCGGCGCGGTTCACGGGGCACTCGCCGCGGGAGCTTTGACCACGACATTCACCGCTTCGCAGGGCCTGCTGCTGATGATACCCAACATGTACAAGATCGCCGGCGAATTGACACCGACGGTTTTCCATGTTTCCGCAAGGTCGCTGGCCTGCCAGGCTCTCTCGATCTTCGGCGATCATTCAGACGTAATGGCATGCCGCCAGACGGGATTTGCCATGCTCTGCTCCAATTCTGTGCAGGAAGTTATGGACTTTGCCCTGATCTCTCAACAGGCAACACTTGCCTCGCGGGTGCCGTTCCTGCATTTCTTCGATGGCTTCCGTACAAGCCACGAAATATCCAAGGTTAAAGAACTTACATTCGAAGAGATGAAAGCTGTCATAGACAACGAGCTCTTTATCGCTCACAAAAAACGGGCATTGTCTCCCGACAGGCCGATGATATCCGGCACCGCTCAAAACCCTGATGTGTATTTCCAGGGCCGCGAGACGGTCAACCCCTACTACACGGCATGTCCGGATATTGTACAGGCTACAATGGACAAGTTCGCCGAGGTAACCGGCCGCCGGTACAACCTCTTCGATTATGTCGGCGCACCGGATGCCGAAAAGATTATTATTATGATGGGCTCAGGTGCCGATACTGCACACGACACTATCGAAACACTCGCCGCCCAGGGAGAAAAGGTCGGACTTATAAAGGTTCGCCTTTACAGGCCTTTCGCTATTGACCACTTCATAAAAGCCCTGCCCAAGACAGTTAAGAAAATGGCTGTTCTGGACAGAACCAAAGAGCCCGGCTCTGTCGGCGAACCTCTTTACGTTGACGTCCGCACGGCTATCGGCCAGGCGATGAGCGAAGGTACGTTCCAGTTTGACGGCTATCCCCTGATCATCGGCGGCCGCTACGGTCTCGGCTCAAAAGACTTTACGCCCGGCATGGTCAAAGGCGTATTTGACAATCTCGACGCTAAAGAGCCCATAAACCATTACACTGTCGGCATAAATGATGATGTTTCAAATACAAGCATTGACTACGACCCGAAATTCGAGCTCGACACAGGCGCATACAGCGCGATGTTCTACGGCCTGGGCTCTGACGGTACTGTCGGCGCCAACAAGAACTCGATTAAGATTATCGGCTCACTGACCGACAACTACGCCCAGGGCTACTTTGTGTACGACTCAAAGAAAGCCGGAGCAATTACCGTTTCTCACCTGCGTTTTGGCAAGAAACTGCTCAGGACGCCATATCTCATTTCACACGCTGACTTTGTAGCATGTCACAACCCGAGCTTCCTCGAAAAATACGACATGCTCAAAAATGCCAAGAAAGGCGCAACCTTCCTGCTGACAAGCGAACACAGCGCTGACGATGTCTGGGACACCCTGCCGGTAGAAGTGCAGAAACATATTATCGACAAACAGCTTAAATTTTACGTAATCGACGCGATCAGCATCGCTGAAAAACTCGGCCTGGGAGCCAGAATCAACGTCATCATGCAGACGGCTTTCTTCAAGATCAGCAACGTGATAGATGTCGATACCGCTGTAACCGCGATTAAAGACGCTATCAAGAAGAGTTACGGCAAAAAAGGTGACAAGGTTGTTCAGATGAACAACGATGCCGTTGATGCCGCGCTTGATAAGATAGAGCAGGTTAAGGTACCCGCAGAGGCAACAAGCAAGATGAAAATGCCGCCGGCAGTTTCTGATAATGCACCTGATTTCGTTAAGGATGTTACCGCGGTCATCATGTCGGGCAACGGCGATGACCTGCCGGTCAGCAAGATGCCTTGTGACGGCAAGTTCCCCACCGGCACAACCAAATACGAGAAGCGTAACATCGCGGTCAATATCCCCGTCTGGGAACCCGAGCTTTGTATTCAGTGCGGCCAGTGCTCACTGGTATGCCCGCACGCCGCGATTCGTATCAAGGCGTATGAAGAAGACCAACTCAAGGACGCTCCGGAAACATTCAAGAGCACCGATGCCAAGACCAAGGCGTTTGCCGGCATGAAGTTCACCGTTCAGGTAGCTCCGGAAGACTGTACCGGCTGCGGCGCGTGTGTTTCGAACTGCCCGGGCAAGGCCAAAGACGATTCAGGCAAAAAAGCCATCAATATGGAACACCAGGCACCGCTGCGTGACACCGAAGCGGCTAACTGGGACTTCTTCCTCTCAATACCGGATACAGATCCTTCAAAATACAAAGCCGCCTCAATCAAGGGCAGCCAGTTTGTACCACCGCTCTTTGAGTTCTCCGGCGCATGTGCCGGCTGCGGCGAGACGGCATACGTCAAGCTCGTTACACAACTCTTCGGCGACAGGGCACTTATCGCAAACGCTACCGGATGTTCATCAATCTACGGCGGCAACCTGCCCACGACACCGTACACTAAGAGAGCAGACGGACGCGGGCCGGCATGGTCTAACAGTCTCTTCGAAGACAATGCTGAATTCGGTATGGGCATGAGGCTTGCCGTGGATAAATTCCAGGAAGAGGCCATCGAAATGCTCGATAAGATCGTTGAAAAAGGCTGCTTTGACGCCGGCGCGGCCGACGAGATAAAGGCCAGCATCAGCGTTAAACAGCAGGACGAGATAGAGCAGCAGAGAACCAGAGTTGACGCACTCAAGAAGGCGTGCATCGACTGCGGCACCGAGACAGCCATAGCCCTCGAGGCAGTGGCGGACTATCTCGTTCCAAAGAGCGTATGGATTATCGGCGGCGACGGCTGGGCGTACGATATCGGCTACGGCGGACTTGACCATGTACTGGCAAGCGGCAAAAATGTAAACGTTCTGGTGCTCGATACCGAGGTTTACTCCAACACCGGCGGCCAGATGTCAAAATCCACCCCGCGTGCCTCAACTGCCAAATTCGCGGCCGGCGGAAAGACAATGCCCAAGAAAGACCTGGGTATGATAACCATGACCTACGGCGGCATTTATGTCGCACAGGTATCCATGTCCAACCCAAACCAGGTTGTTAAAGCAATGGTCGAGGCCGAGGCTTATGACGGCCCGAGTATCATTATCGCATACTCGCATTGTATTGCACACGGTATCGATATGACTCACGGACTGCTTGAGCAGGACAAGGCTGTAAAATGCGGTCACTGGCCGCTTTACAGGTATAACCCTGATCTGGAGGCAGAGGGCAGGAACCCGCTGACAATCGACTCAAAAGAGCCGGATTTTGAAACCTTTGCCGATTACGTCTTCGGCGAAACAAGGTACAGCTCCCTTAAGAAAATCGACCCCGAAGCGGCTCAGTCCCTTGTTGAGATGTCGAAAAAAGACGCCCAGTTCAGAGACGCAATGCTGAGGAAATTAGCTCAGTAA
- the cdaA gene encoding diadenylate cyclase CdaA produces the protein MDLEPLIYYFNRVLTYDPLVVIVELFLVGLVVSWVVNFLEGTRGERLFRGVFFVLITGSLVLNLVVDRFGLERIQFMYKGFLIAMLIVAVAAFQPEIRRALISIGQAKLLSPNRRHMSLCIEEIISAVKDMSKSRTGAIIVIERQVGLAEFVETGERIDARITAGLLKTIFYEGTPLHDMAVVIHGERIIAASVQLPLAESGSIDVLQLGSRHRAAIGITTGSDAMVVVVSEETGIVSIAEDGNLIRNVKESALRKRLSNAISGDESSDWFWSRKKNGKDKNKKEA, from the coding sequence ATGGATTTAGAACCGCTTATATATTATTTCAACAGGGTGCTCACCTATGATCCCTTAGTAGTCATAGTAGAGCTCTTTCTTGTTGGACTTGTAGTAAGCTGGGTAGTCAATTTCCTTGAAGGCACACGCGGTGAAAGACTTTTCAGGGGGGTATTCTTTGTTCTGATCACCGGCTCTCTTGTTCTTAACCTCGTTGTTGACAGGTTCGGCCTTGAACGTATCCAGTTCATGTACAAGGGTTTCCTGATTGCTATGTTAATAGTCGCGGTCGCGGCTTTTCAGCCCGAGATTAGGCGGGCACTGATCAGCATCGGCCAGGCAAAGTTGCTTTCTCCTAACCGCAGGCACATGAGCCTGTGCATTGAGGAAATAATATCCGCGGTTAAGGACATGTCTAAATCCCGAACCGGAGCTATAATCGTCATCGAGCGGCAGGTCGGATTGGCCGAGTTTGTCGAGACGGGCGAGCGAATAGACGCAAGAATCACCGCGGGCCTGCTCAAGACAATATTTTACGAGGGGACACCACTCCACGATATGGCTGTTGTAATCCACGGTGAGCGTATCATCGCCGCCAGTGTTCAGCTGCCCCTTGCCGAAAGCGGGTCTATAGACGTACTCCAGCTCGGTTCAAGACACCGCGCAGCAATAGGAATCACCACCGGCTCTGACGCTATGGTCGTGGTTGTAAGTGAGGAGACGGGGATTGTCTCAATCGCTGAGGATGGAAATCTAATCAGGAATGTCAAAGAATCCGCACTTAGAAAAAGGCTCTCTAATGCTATATCTGGTGATGAGAGCAGCGACTGGTTCTGGTCGCGAAAGAAAAACGGTAAAGACAAAAACAAGAAAGAGGCATAG
- a CDS encoding type IV pilus twitching motility protein PilT translates to MTKGQPIDSHQQVGKPLKINKLFKTLVAAEASDLHLKVGLPPKMRISGNLKTTNAEPLSEEVMEDLIFELLTPKQKEFFMEHGAIDFAHALTDIDRFRVNVFRQKGYIGLVARRIDSRIPPFEKLNLPEIIGDLSDAAYGLVLVVGPTGSGKSTTIASMIDRINRNRACHIVTIEDPIEYLHRDRKAIVNQREVGIDCVDFKEALRSLMRQDPDVVLVGEIRDLETLEAAMKAAETGHLVFGTLHASNAAQTIQRILDMFPQEERDLARQTFALCVRAIISQQLLKGIQSHAKRVPAIEIMIGSPIVRKLLSEERESDIPSVIKSSQNEGMQDFTESLRDLIERELIDLDTALMYAPNKEELKMALKGIRATSGAIL, encoded by the coding sequence ATGACTAAAGGCCAGCCTATAGACAGCCACCAGCAGGTTGGTAAGCCTCTGAAGATAAACAAGTTATTCAAGACGCTTGTTGCCGCGGAAGCCAGTGACCTTCACCTTAAGGTCGGTCTGCCGCCCAAGATGCGTATAAGCGGAAACCTCAAAACCACCAACGCCGAACCGTTGAGCGAAGAGGTCATGGAGGATTTGATCTTCGAGCTTCTGACTCCTAAACAGAAGGAATTCTTCATGGAGCACGGTGCGATAGACTTTGCCCATGCTCTGACAGATATAGACCGTTTTCGTGTAAACGTTTTCCGTCAAAAGGGTTATATTGGACTTGTTGCGAGACGTATTGACTCGCGGATACCTCCTTTTGAGAAACTTAACCTGCCCGAGATTATCGGAGACCTCTCCGATGCGGCGTATGGGCTGGTACTGGTTGTAGGGCCTACCGGCTCTGGTAAAAGTACAACTATTGCTTCTATGATCGACAGGATTAACCGCAACAGGGCCTGTCACATTGTAACGATTGAGGATCCGATCGAATATCTGCACCGTGACCGCAAGGCTATTGTAAACCAGCGAGAAGTGGGTATCGACTGTGTTGACTTCAAAGAGGCACTCCGCTCGCTGATGCGTCAGGACCCGGACGTTGTTCTTGTTGGTGAGATTCGTGACCTCGAGACGCTCGAGGCGGCGATGAAAGCGGCGGAAACCGGCCACCTGGTTTTCGGAACACTGCACGCATCAAACGCCGCACAGACGATTCAGCGTATTCTGGATATGTTCCCCCAGGAAGAGCGTGACCTTGCACGGCAGACATTCGCTCTGTGTGTTCGGGCGATTATTTCACAGCAACTTCTTAAGGGGATTCAGTCCCATGCAAAGCGTGTGCCGGCTATCGAAATCATGATCGGCAGCCCGATTGTCAGAAAGCTGCTCTCGGAAGAAAGAGAATCCGACATACCGTCTGTTATCAAGTCCAGCCAGAACGAAGGTATGCAGGATTTCACTGAAAGTTTGAGAGACCTCATTGAAAGAGAGCTTATTGATCTGGATACCGCCTTGATGTACGCCCCGAACAAGGAAGAGCTGAAAATGGCTCTCAAGGGTATTAGAGCTACTTCCGGTGCGATACTTTAA
- a CDS encoding PEP-CTERM sorting domain-containing protein, whose amino-acid sequence MRSIRHFVFTSVLICVIGTGFGAITATGDVSPANPAGWTASTSPVVGGTADGSLSITSGSSVTNGTCLIANSAGVTGSVTVNAGSWNTGLTSVGQKGSGSMTVSGGGSVYSTSSLIVSNAATASGSVSVSGINSSISYTSITVSQAGTGSLDISNGGSVTARTNLMRAGNDNASGVTYVNVDGPLSRLNVNNNYLYAGWGSNAIFNVTNSGMIISKDAVIGRTSDSTVSLSGSGSGWVNTYSIYVGYSGDNSKGTLNVSGGGFVDTQGIVIGDDQYSSISQNVTGNVSVEGEGSYIAAELTRLGYSQDQQNVGSLAISQGGLVITDYLYLYNDSSINLSSGGMLALAGEGDASVEAFLGLLDSYDASYTPLDYSDSASGSINIWDESEELWVDLTDAVRNFDYNITYHSAGDFAGYTVLTADAVPEPATALLMGFGALAAAAFKKRKQ is encoded by the coding sequence ATGAGAAGCATCAGGCATTTTGTGTTTACCAGTGTTTTAATTTGTGTTATCGGGACAGGATTTGGAGCCATAACAGCTACAGGCGACGTTAGCCCTGCCAATCCGGCGGGCTGGACAGCCTCCACCTCACCGGTTGTCGGCGGAACGGCTGACGGCTCTCTAAGTATCACCAGCGGCAGCAGTGTAACCAATGGTACGTGTCTTATTGCAAACAGTGCCGGTGTTACGGGCAGTGTTACTGTCAATGCCGGCTCATGGAACACAGGTCTGACTTCCGTAGGTCAAAAGGGCAGCGGTTCCATGACCGTTTCCGGAGGGGGCAGTGTCTATTCTACAAGCTCTCTGATTGTGAGCAACGCGGCAACAGCTTCCGGCAGTGTTTCTGTCAGCGGTATCAATTCATCGATCAGTTATACATCTATTACGGTTAGCCAGGCGGGCACCGGCAGTCTGGACATCTCAAACGGCGGCAGTGTCACCGCCAGAACAAACCTGATGAGAGCCGGCAACGACAATGCATCAGGTGTAACCTATGTTAACGTTGACGGGCCCTTATCGCGCCTAAACGTCAACAACAACTATCTTTATGCCGGCTGGGGGTCCAATGCTATTTTTAATGTGACCAACTCCGGGATGATAATTTCAAAAGACGCCGTTATCGGTAGAACTTCTGACAGCACCGTTTCTTTAAGCGGCAGCGGTTCGGGGTGGGTAAACACCTATTCGATTTACGTTGGTTATTCAGGAGACAACTCAAAAGGAACTTTAAATGTTTCCGGCGGAGGTTTTGTTGACACACAGGGGATTGTTATCGGCGACGATCAGTATTCCTCGATTAGTCAGAATGTAACGGGAAATGTTTCAGTTGAGGGCGAAGGCTCTTACATTGCCGCTGAGTTGACCCGACTTGGATATAGTCAGGACCAGCAAAATGTCGGCAGCCTTGCCATATCACAGGGCGGCCTTGTAATTACTGATTATCTTTACCTTTACAATGACAGTTCAATCAATCTTTCTTCCGGCGGTATGCTTGCTCTTGCCGGTGAAGGTGATGCGTCGGTTGAGGCGTTCCTGGGCCTTCTTGATTCTTATGACGCATCTTACACTCCGCTGGACTATTCGGACTCCGCGAGCGGTTCTATCAATATCTGGGACGAAAGCGAAGAACTTTGGGTTGACTTAACCGATGCTGTCAGGAATTTTGATTATAATATCACTTACCATTCGGCCGGCGATTTTGCCGGATATACGGTTTTGACCGCGGACGCGGTGCCTGAACCGGCGACAGCTCTTCTCATGGGCTTTGGTGCGTTAGCCGCCGCGGCTTTCAAGAAGAGAAAACAATAA